Proteins encoded together in one Deinococcus hopiensis KR-140 window:
- a CDS encoding YihY/virulence factor BrkB family protein, protein MKLKLADLFPLIREAAVAFGQDKAPRLAAAIAYYALFSIAPLLLFAVAVAGFFLTDQTVINNLFGPGGIVRENLGEKGAAFLQDMIKSGSLNKGSVVATVVGFVTLFMGATGLFVQLQDALNSLWGAEPAPRQGVGQMVHTRIVSFLMVIGIGLILIAFLGLNTYLSVFAQHLGDTIGAGAFFVRLGTAALSVLLLTPVFALIYKFLPSVKLQWQEVWVGGAVTAMLFTLGQLAIGVYLGRTAPGSVFGAAASLVALMLWIYYSGMIFFFGAEVTWVYSQKFGTHAGGAVNAAKKEALAARGLGIDPTPSGQEVAAQAQAGPQDMGPDARRRLGLPRRRGAPTSAPGFQVRAYSPGETVPGVGAALWNALTAILAVPAVLALRLLGWKGTRYVRRK, encoded by the coding sequence ATGAAGCTCAAGCTCGCGGACCTGTTTCCTCTGATCCGGGAGGCGGCGGTGGCCTTCGGCCAAGACAAAGCGCCTCGGTTGGCGGCGGCCATCGCGTACTACGCCCTGTTTTCCATCGCGCCCCTCTTGCTGTTCGCCGTGGCGGTGGCCGGGTTTTTCCTGACGGACCAGACGGTCATCAACAACCTCTTCGGCCCCGGGGGCATCGTCCGGGAAAACCTGGGCGAGAAGGGGGCGGCCTTCTTGCAGGACATGATCAAGTCCGGTTCGCTGAACAAGGGCTCGGTGGTCGCCACCGTCGTCGGCTTCGTGACGCTGTTCATGGGCGCGACGGGACTCTTCGTGCAACTTCAGGACGCGCTGAACAGCCTGTGGGGTGCAGAACCCGCTCCGCGCCAGGGCGTGGGGCAGATGGTCCACACCCGCATCGTGTCCTTTTTAATGGTGATTGGCATCGGGCTGATCCTGATCGCGTTTCTGGGCCTGAACACCTACCTCTCGGTGTTCGCGCAGCATCTGGGGGACACCATTGGGGCGGGCGCCTTTTTCGTGCGGCTGGGCACGGCCGCCCTGTCGGTCCTGCTGCTGACTCCCGTATTTGCCCTGATCTACAAGTTCCTGCCCTCGGTCAAGCTCCAGTGGCAGGAGGTCTGGGTGGGCGGAGCCGTCACTGCCATGCTGTTCACGCTGGGGCAGCTTGCCATTGGCGTGTACCTGGGCCGCACCGCGCCAGGCAGTGTGTTCGGGGCCGCCGCATCGCTGGTCGCGCTGATGCTCTGGATCTACTACAGCGGCATGATCTTTTTCTTCGGGGCAGAAGTGACGTGGGTGTACTCGCAGAAGTTCGGTACGCACGCGGGCGGGGCCGTGAATGCGGCCAAGAAGGAAGCGCTGGCGGCCCGTGGACTGGGAATCGATCCCACCCCCAGCGGACAGGAGGTGGCGGCTCAGGCCCAGGCGGGACCGCAGGACATGGGACCAGACGCCCGCCGACGCCTGGGCTTGCCGAGACGGCGCGGCGCCCCAACTTCAGCCCCTGGTTTTCAGGTCCGGGCCTACAGCCCCGGGGAAACGGTGCCGGGTGTGGGCGCGGCCCTGTGGAACGCCCTCACGGCCATCCTCGCTGTGCCCGCCGTACTCGCGCTGCGGCTGCTGGGCTGGAAGGGCACGCGGTACGTGCGGCGCAAATAG
- a CDS encoding NAD-dependent malic enzyme has product MPVSPRVSRYYDVRRGEDGHRFLDVNVTGFSLLHIPLLNKTTAFTREERLALGIEGLVPPHTSTLEEQKDRTYLRYLEQTTDLGRHEYLRALQDRNEVLFYAILADHLEEMLPILYTPTVGEAVRVFSHIYRYPRGFAVSTEDIGRVEDLLGNVPLNDVRMIVATDSSAILGIGDQGFGGMAISIGKLSLYTAAGGVGPDKTLPVELDVGTDRQDLIDDPLYLGVHHKRLTGSEYDEFLDRFVEGVAARYPKAIIQWEDFARGTAFRVLERYRKVVPSFNDDIQGTGAMALAGVISASRLKGERLTDQVFVVVGAGAGGLGVAMAIRQGLMRAGLSYADANARIFVVDRHGLLMHGQPGLEAFQLSFARSPQDVAGWEVAGEWPTLHEVVVNARATSLLGLTGVPGLFRQPTVEAMLVNTARPIVFPLSNPTSNVEAQPADLVRWTHGAAIVASGSPFADVEYGGERYPVGQGNNAFIFPGLGFGAVISRAREITDGMVMEAAQTLADETAQYGERVYPPVSAIREISLRVAVRVARQAINEGVCAERRIRNLTDAELEAFVRRRQWVPKYLPLRKAADARD; this is encoded by the coding sequence ATGCCCGTTTCACCCCGCGTCTCCCGCTACTACGACGTTCGGCGCGGCGAGGACGGCCACCGTTTCCTCGACGTGAACGTGACCGGCTTCTCGCTGCTGCACATCCCACTGCTGAACAAGACCACCGCCTTTACCCGTGAGGAGCGTCTCGCGCTGGGCATCGAGGGCCTGGTCCCGCCGCACACCAGCACGCTGGAGGAGCAAAAGGACCGCACCTACCTGCGCTACCTCGAACAGACCACGGACCTCGGTCGGCACGAGTACCTGCGCGCCCTGCAAGACCGCAACGAGGTGCTGTTCTACGCGATCTTGGCCGATCATCTGGAGGAAATGCTGCCCATCCTCTACACCCCCACCGTGGGCGAGGCGGTGCGCGTCTTTTCGCACATCTACCGCTATCCGCGCGGCTTCGCGGTCAGTACCGAAGACATCGGCCGGGTAGAGGACTTGCTGGGGAACGTGCCCCTCAACGACGTGCGGATGATCGTGGCGACAGATTCGAGCGCCATCCTGGGCATCGGGGACCAGGGCTTCGGGGGGATGGCGATTTCAATCGGCAAACTGAGCCTCTATACGGCAGCTGGGGGTGTGGGGCCGGACAAGACCTTGCCCGTCGAACTGGACGTGGGCACGGACCGCCAGGACCTCATCGACGATCCGCTGTACCTCGGCGTTCACCACAAGCGCCTGACGGGATCCGAATACGACGAATTTCTGGACCGTTTCGTGGAGGGCGTCGCCGCCCGTTACCCCAAGGCGATCATCCAGTGGGAGGACTTTGCGCGCGGCACGGCTTTCCGGGTGCTGGAGCGCTACCGCAAGGTGGTCCCCTCGTTCAACGACGACATTCAGGGCACGGGCGCGATGGCACTGGCAGGCGTGATCTCGGCCAGTCGCCTGAAGGGTGAGCGCCTGACCGATCAGGTGTTCGTGGTGGTGGGCGCGGGCGCGGGCGGCTTGGGCGTGGCGATGGCGATCCGCCAGGGGCTCATGCGCGCGGGCCTGAGTTACGCGGACGCGAACGCCCGCATCTTTGTGGTGGACCGTCACGGCCTGCTGATGCACGGGCAGCCGGGGCTGGAGGCGTTCCAGCTTTCGTTCGCCCGCTCCCCCCAGGACGTGGCGGGCTGGGAGGTGGCGGGCGAGTGGCCCACCCTTCACGAGGTGGTGGTGAATGCCCGCGCCACCTCTCTCCTGGGCCTGACCGGCGTGCCCGGCCTCTTCCGTCAGCCCACCGTCGAGGCGATGCTGGTGAATACGGCGCGGCCCATCGTCTTTCCCCTCTCCAACCCGACGAGCAACGTGGAGGCGCAGCCCGCCGATCTCGTGCGCTGGACCCACGGGGCGGCGATTGTCGCGAGCGGCAGTCCCTTCGCAGATGTGGAATACGGCGGCGAGCGCTACCCCGTCGGCCAGGGCAACAACGCCTTTATCTTCCCCGGTCTGGGTTTTGGAGCCGTCATCAGCCGCGCCCGTGAGATCACCGACGGCATGGTGATGGAAGCGGCGCAGACCCTGGCTGACGAGACGGCGCAGTACGGCGAGCGCGTGTACCCACCCGTCAGCGCCATCCGTGAGATCAGCCTCAGGGTGGCCGTGCGGGTGGCCCGGCAGGCGATCAACGAGGGTGTCTGTGCCGAGCGCCGCATCCGCAACCTGACCGACGCCGAGCTCGAAGCCTTCGTGCGCCGCCGCCAATGGGTGCCCAAGTACCTGCCCCTGCGCAAGGCGGCCGACGCGCGGGATTGA
- the hisA gene encoding 1-(5-phosphoribosyl)-5-[(5-phosphoribosylamino)methylideneamino]imidazole-4-carboxamide isomerase translates to MTASRLPAPPLVIPCVDIQSGRAVRLYEGDPDRETVYFESPLDAARHWVGLGAAMVHLVDLDAATGRGENRAVIHRMTAELGVPVEVGGGIRDRAAAEVLLEAGVSRVVIGTAAVKNPELVRDLIGAHGPERVVVSLDARGLEVAIHGWAEGSGLAVADLTPLLAEVGLETLIFTDVTRDGTLKGLDRELMRQVRQLWTSTLIVGGGVANVEDVRLLAEEGIQGAIVGRAIYEGTLPYPVPQV, encoded by the coding sequence ATGACCGCTTCCCGCCTTCCTGCGCCGCCCCTCGTCATTCCCTGCGTGGACATCCAGTCGGGCCGCGCCGTGCGCCTGTACGAGGGAGACCCGGACCGCGAGACGGTGTACTTCGAGTCACCCCTGGACGCTGCCCGCCACTGGGTGGGCCTCGGGGCCGCAATGGTGCATCTGGTAGACCTCGACGCCGCCACCGGCCGGGGCGAGAACCGCGCCGTGATTCACCGGATGACCGCCGAGCTTGGGGTGCCTGTGGAGGTGGGCGGCGGCATCCGGGACCGCGCCGCCGCCGAGGTGCTCCTGGAAGCGGGCGTGTCGCGCGTGGTGATCGGCACCGCCGCCGTCAAGAATCCCGAACTGGTCCGGGACCTTATCGGCGCCCACGGCCCCGAACGCGTGGTGGTCAGCCTGGACGCGCGGGGACTTGAGGTGGCGATCCACGGCTGGGCCGAGGGAAGTGGCCTTGCGGTGGCGGACCTCACGCCCCTGCTGGCGGAGGTGGGCCTGGAAACCCTGATCTTCACAGACGTAACGCGTGACGGCACCCTGAAGGGCCTGGACCGTGAGCTCATGCGGCAGGTGCGGCAACTCTGGACCAGCACCCTGATTGTGGGCGGCGGTGTGGCGAACGTGGAGGATGTGCGCCTGCTGGCCGAGGAAGGCATTCAGGGGGCCATCGTGGGCCGGGCAATCTACGAGGGCACCCTGCCGTATCCAGTGCCGCAGGTGTAG
- a CDS encoding thioesterase family protein, with product MRSIPEGFTQTLTVTVTGEMTVEFGELGAVHPVYATYWMARHFEEAGRKIILPFLEDGEGGIGTEVQVTHTASALPGMTVTVTATFERMEGRRVVCAMRAVSELGDEIGHGSTGQMALPQAKIDAGFERLRERWGERPGG from the coding sequence ATGCGCTCCATCCCCGAAGGCTTTACGCAGACCCTTACCGTGACCGTGACGGGCGAGATGACCGTGGAGTTTGGCGAACTCGGCGCGGTACATCCTGTGTACGCCACGTACTGGATGGCCCGTCACTTCGAGGAAGCGGGCCGCAAGATCATCCTGCCCTTTCTCGAAGACGGTGAGGGCGGTATCGGCACCGAGGTGCAGGTCACCCACACCGCCTCGGCCCTGCCCGGCATGACCGTCACCGTTACCGCCACCTTCGAGCGGATGGAGGGCCGCCGGGTGGTATGCGCCATGCGCGCCGTGTCCGAGCTGGGCGATGAGATTGGGCACGGCAGCACCGGGCAGATGGCGCTCCCACAGGCAAAGATCGACGCGGGCTTCGAGCGGCTGCGGGAGCGCTGGGGGGAGCGGCCGGGCGGCTGA